In one Fodinicola acaciae genomic region, the following are encoded:
- a CDS encoding TetR/AcrR family transcriptional regulator, whose translation MRRYDNACDKILAAAVRVIVRDGVGRLSVDSVASEAGISKGGFFYHFATKASLLAAVTEHLHDEMERAVSRGAASDDWRRAYVEWGVMADTDRMTALLRLRLLAADDNPGGSGDERRTLAPARDWDSGAGLVIRLALEGLWLNRAMGTTPLDDDQRSAVRATLLALVES comes from the coding sequence GTGAGGCGATACGACAACGCGTGCGACAAGATCCTGGCCGCGGCCGTCCGGGTCATCGTCCGCGACGGGGTCGGCAGGCTGAGCGTCGACTCGGTGGCCAGCGAGGCCGGCATCAGCAAAGGCGGCTTCTTCTATCACTTCGCGACCAAGGCGAGCCTGCTCGCCGCGGTCACCGAGCACCTGCATGACGAGATGGAGCGAGCGGTGTCGCGGGGCGCGGCCAGCGACGACTGGCGGCGCGCGTACGTCGAGTGGGGTGTCATGGCCGACACCGACCGGATGACGGCTCTGCTGCGGCTGCGGTTACTTGCCGCCGACGACAATCCAGGGGGTTCCGGCGATGAGCGGCGTACGCTCGCGCCGGCCCGCGACTGGGACTCCGGCGCCGGTCTGGTCATACGACTCGCTCTCGAAGGGCTGTGGCTCAACCGGGCCATGGGGACCACGCCGCTGGACGACGACCAGCGCTCGGCCGTACGCGCGACATTGCTCGCGCTGGTGGAGTCCTGA
- a CDS encoding ArsR/SmtB family transcription factor, protein MPHRSKESPTDRVFGALANPTRRDVLDLLLDGPRTVADIAARFDMARPSVSEHLRVLRDSGLVEETKQGRFRFYAVTPDPLHELQEWLSPYERFWRERLTAMGTVLDEVAAEDEA, encoded by the coding sequence GTGCCGCACCGCTCGAAGGAGTCCCCCACCGACCGCGTTTTCGGCGCGCTCGCCAATCCGACCCGCAGGGACGTGCTCGACCTGCTGCTCGACGGTCCTCGTACGGTCGCCGACATCGCCGCGCGCTTCGACATGGCGCGGCCGAGCGTGTCCGAGCACCTGCGCGTGCTCCGCGACAGCGGCCTGGTCGAGGAGACCAAGCAGGGCCGGTTCCGGTTCTACGCGGTGACGCCTGATCCCCTGCACGAGTTGCAGGAGTGGCTCAGTCCGTACGAGCGGTTCTGGCGCGAGCGGCTGACCGCGATGGGGACCGTGTTGGACGAGGTCGCCGCCGAGGACGAGGCATGA
- a CDS encoding glycoside hydrolase family 3 protein has product MLTVTGCAQTKPRPAATVSASPTAPDVDAQAAAIAAKLSDVDAVGQMLVPFVYGQDATNVSAAAASENTAKYGVATPAAVIAKFRLGGLMLVRQASDDPTADTNPTSNVSSPAQIRRLTGGLQTAARKLPAGVPLLIATDQEHGSVTRIRNDVTLLPAQMAFGAARQPALTESAAAVSGQELRALGLNADFAPDADVTEGADNTVIGSRSFGSDPKLVGDQVAAAVRGYASAGIATTLKHFPGHGHTNVDSHEGLPILRQSEASLLANDIAPFQAGIAAGAPMVMSGHLDAEAIDPGTPATLSREVLTDLLRGKLGFKGVVITDSMTMPPVTRKYGEGEAAVRAVLAGNDMLLTPQNLGVAQQALLAAITSGRLPRAQVNASVARVIALKLREATAPQPALSTVDTADHQSTVDKAAAAAVTVYKGQCSGPLVRGPVAVTGGSSQTRDALRTALGAQGIRTSSSARTRIFLTGYGDTKADLRSAAVTVATDAPYLLASASSPTRIATYGTAPASMRALAAVLAGKAGAPGRSPVTVAGLPDTACR; this is encoded by the coding sequence GTGCTGACTGTGACCGGATGCGCGCAGACCAAGCCGCGGCCGGCCGCGACCGTCAGCGCGAGTCCGACGGCACCGGATGTCGACGCGCAGGCGGCCGCGATCGCGGCGAAGCTCTCGGACGTCGACGCGGTCGGCCAGATGCTGGTGCCGTTCGTGTACGGGCAGGACGCGACGAACGTCTCGGCGGCGGCGGCCAGCGAGAACACCGCGAAGTACGGTGTCGCGACGCCGGCCGCGGTGATCGCGAAGTTCCGGCTCGGCGGCCTGATGCTGGTGCGGCAGGCCAGCGACGACCCGACCGCCGACACCAACCCGACCTCCAACGTCAGCTCGCCTGCGCAGATCCGCCGGCTGACCGGCGGCCTGCAGACGGCGGCGAGGAAGCTGCCGGCCGGCGTACCGCTGCTGATCGCCACCGACCAGGAGCACGGCTCGGTCACGCGCATCCGCAACGACGTCACGTTGCTGCCGGCGCAGATGGCCTTCGGCGCGGCGCGGCAGCCGGCGCTGACCGAGAGCGCTGCCGCGGTTTCTGGCCAGGAGTTGCGTGCGCTCGGCCTCAACGCCGACTTCGCGCCGGATGCCGACGTGACCGAGGGGGCCGACAACACCGTCATCGGCTCGCGTTCTTTCGGCAGCGACCCGAAACTCGTCGGTGACCAGGTGGCGGCGGCCGTACGCGGCTATGCCTCGGCCGGCATCGCGACCACGCTCAAGCACTTCCCCGGTCACGGCCACACGAATGTGGACAGCCACGAGGGCCTGCCGATCCTGCGCCAGAGCGAGGCGTCGTTGCTGGCCAACGACATCGCGCCCTTCCAGGCCGGCATAGCGGCCGGCGCGCCGATGGTCATGTCCGGTCACCTTGACGCCGAGGCGATCGACCCCGGCACGCCGGCGACGTTGAGCCGCGAGGTGCTGACAGATCTGTTGCGCGGCAAGCTCGGTTTCAAGGGCGTCGTCATCACCGACTCGATGACGATGCCGCCGGTGACACGGAAATACGGCGAAGGTGAGGCGGCCGTACGGGCCGTGCTGGCCGGCAACGACATGTTGTTGACACCGCAGAATCTTGGCGTCGCCCAACAGGCGCTGCTCGCCGCGATCACCTCCGGCCGGCTGCCCCGAGCACAGGTGAACGCTTCGGTCGCTCGTGTCATCGCGCTGAAACTGCGCGAGGCGACGGCGCCACAGCCAGCACTGTCCACTGTGGACACCGCTGACCACCAGTCCACCGTGGACAAGGCCGCCGCCGCGGCCGTGACCGTCTACAAGGGACAGTGTTCCGGTCCGCTGGTACGCGGTCCGGTCGCGGTGACCGGTGGCTCGTCGCAGACGCGAGACGCGCTGCGTACGGCTCTGGGCGCACAGGGAATCAGGACCTCGTCCTCCGCCAGGACCAGGATTTTCCTGACCGGCTATGGCGACACGAAGGCCGACCTGAGATCCGCGGCGGTGACGGTCGCAACTGACGCGCCGTATCTGCTGGCCTCGGCCAGCTCGCCGACGCGGATCGCCACCTATGGCACCGCACCCGCGTCGATGCGCGCGCTTGCCGCGGTTTTGGCTGGCAAGGCAGGCGCTCCCGGCCGCTCGCCGGTGACTGTCGCCGGCCTCCCGGACACCGCCTGCCGCTGA
- a CDS encoding SRPBCC family protein: MSEDLTTITVDQFFPHPVERVWRVLTEPELIARWLMPSDFRPRVGHRFTMRGRPIDAVGFSGTIACEVLRLEPLRLLSISWQDAAGGFESTVTWTLHAEGRGTRVLLEHAGFDPDNPTHQLSRRIMNGGWRSQVQRRLAATLAASYTDQSV, translated from the coding sequence ATGAGCGAGGACCTGACCACCATCACCGTCGACCAGTTCTTCCCGCATCCGGTCGAGCGGGTCTGGCGCGTGCTGACCGAGCCGGAACTGATCGCGCGCTGGCTGATGCCGAGCGACTTCCGGCCACGGGTCGGACACCGGTTCACCATGCGTGGCAGGCCGATCGACGCGGTCGGTTTCTCCGGGACGATCGCCTGCGAGGTGCTGCGGCTGGAGCCGTTGCGATTGCTGAGCATCAGCTGGCAGGACGCCGCCGGCGGCTTCGAGAGCACGGTCACCTGGACACTGCACGCGGAAGGACGCGGCACGCGCGTACTGCTCGAGCACGCCGGTTTCGATCCGGACAACCCGACGCACCAGCTGTCCCGTCGGATCATGAACGGCGGCTGGCGCAGCCAGGTCCAGCGACGTCTCGCCGCCACGTTGGCCGCGAGCTATACCGACCAGTCGGTGTAG
- a CDS encoding lantibiotic dehydratase, whose product MQQPLFAAGEVFVLRAPAVMPKPVADPADRVGDFLREAAADRIFLEALAISSPSTAAAIAADDPHRRRRVALTTSRYQLRMRSRATPFGLLSGVAAGRPGPTCSVVFGSAHEKAARPSGEWVAAYAAGCAGRPQDFPAATVRLHPLCRPRGDRLTLPDIRGTGAESIREASIRRTPPVCAVEQLASARISLADLVNSLTERFAELPVERLWRFVGALISAGFLACDLWPEQSDSAPLEHFVAHCGPDNVLLTEAVDALSAYRKTKLGDGLELRDRAAAAMGRLTGEEPAGIQVDLGLDARLTLPPVVLQEIEAATTALWRLSPSREAFTGLSDYHQEFVERYGIGAAVPILDVLDPVAGLGAPGGYRRPAGHREAPDRRAPKRQGIADLAMLVHAGADEIELSASLLEKLDAEPDGTVWPSADVSCQLLAASPAAVDAGDFRVNVTPVAWQAGQMSGRFAELTGLTADLAAMLEKRLTGGRPVQLQFQPADPRTGNVGRVPRLLPALTSISGLGGDLSIGDIGIAADLDGLYAVSLVTGEEIAPTPMTMINLEGLTPNPVRLLTELAFGRARRVMPWSWGPLDELPRLPRVRYGRAILMPARWLPVGLTGADARRPDWPQRLASWREQLEVPDRVLVGDVDQRLGLDLSDSWHRELLRTELERRPEALVSEDFSSEYGWIAGRPHEIIVPVFARRQREPVTGTTGPTRPPAYAPGGDWLYARISTAPDAIDALLPELVPQLPLSDVDRWFFIRYNDPRPHLRLRFHRPSAELLPALHDAVSRARDRGLAGGLELGTYEPETARYGSGQVLAAAERVFCADSHVVFEQLGHKRDREVTAVLHYLDILSAFCPDGWKDWLVHAIDPAGRKELDRNQRRQVFQSLDSLTGEAISQRRQALRDYASLLREAGQPSWQVVAMSLLHMHFNRAYGIAPPTERRSLSLLREVTHGLLVRR is encoded by the coding sequence GTGCAGCAGCCGCTGTTCGCGGCCGGCGAGGTGTTCGTCCTGCGCGCGCCGGCCGTCATGCCGAAGCCGGTGGCCGATCCGGCCGACCGCGTCGGCGACTTTCTTCGCGAGGCCGCCGCCGACCGGATTTTCCTGGAGGCGCTGGCGATCTCCAGTCCGTCGACGGCGGCCGCCATCGCCGCGGACGATCCGCACCGGCGACGCCGGGTGGCGCTCACGACGAGCCGCTACCAACTCCGGATGCGGTCGCGCGCCACCCCCTTCGGCCTGTTGTCCGGCGTCGCCGCCGGCCGTCCCGGACCGACCTGCTCCGTAGTTTTCGGCTCGGCGCATGAGAAAGCCGCGCGGCCGAGCGGCGAGTGGGTCGCCGCGTACGCGGCAGGGTGCGCCGGCCGTCCGCAGGACTTTCCAGCCGCGACCGTACGCCTGCATCCGCTGTGCCGTCCGCGCGGCGACCGGTTGACGCTGCCGGACATCCGCGGCACCGGTGCGGAGTCCATCCGAGAGGCGTCCATCCGGCGTACGCCACCGGTGTGTGCCGTCGAGCAGCTGGCATCCGCGCGGATTTCGTTGGCAGATCTGGTCAACAGCCTCACAGAGCGATTCGCCGAGTTGCCCGTCGAGCGGCTGTGGCGGTTTGTCGGCGCATTGATATCGGCCGGATTCCTGGCCTGCGACCTGTGGCCGGAGCAGTCCGACAGCGCTCCGCTGGAGCATTTCGTCGCACATTGCGGCCCCGACAACGTGTTGCTCACCGAGGCGGTCGACGCACTTTCCGCGTATCGAAAGACGAAACTCGGCGACGGTCTGGAGCTGCGCGATCGCGCCGCGGCTGCTATGGGACGACTGACCGGCGAGGAGCCGGCCGGCATCCAGGTCGATCTCGGACTCGACGCGCGGCTGACGTTGCCGCCGGTCGTGCTCCAGGAAATAGAGGCCGCGACGACCGCGTTGTGGCGGCTGTCGCCGAGCCGGGAAGCCTTCACCGGCCTTTCCGACTATCATCAGGAATTCGTGGAACGCTACGGGATCGGCGCTGCCGTGCCGATTCTCGACGTCCTCGATCCGGTGGCCGGTCTTGGTGCGCCAGGCGGCTACCGGCGACCGGCCGGCCATCGCGAGGCGCCGGACCGGCGCGCGCCGAAGCGGCAGGGAATAGCGGACCTGGCCATGCTCGTACACGCCGGCGCGGACGAGATCGAGCTTTCCGCTTCACTGCTGGAAAAGCTGGACGCCGAGCCGGACGGCACGGTGTGGCCGTCGGCGGATGTCAGCTGCCAGTTGCTGGCCGCCAGCCCGGCCGCGGTGGACGCCGGCGACTTCCGTGTCAACGTCACACCGGTCGCCTGGCAGGCCGGCCAGATGTCCGGCCGATTCGCCGAGCTGACCGGCCTGACCGCGGATCTGGCCGCGATGCTGGAAAAACGGCTGACCGGCGGCAGGCCGGTGCAGCTGCAGTTCCAACCCGCCGATCCGCGGACCGGCAATGTCGGCCGGGTGCCGCGGCTGTTGCCCGCGCTGACCTCGATTTCCGGCCTCGGCGGCGATCTTTCCATCGGCGACATCGGCATCGCGGCTGATCTGGACGGCCTCTACGCGGTTTCGCTCGTCACCGGCGAGGAAATCGCGCCGACTCCGATGACGATGATCAACCTTGAAGGCCTCACGCCCAACCCGGTGCGGCTGCTCACCGAGCTGGCCTTTGGCCGGGCGCGGCGCGTGATGCCGTGGTCGTGGGGTCCGCTGGACGAGCTGCCGCGGCTTCCGCGCGTACGCTATGGCCGCGCGATCCTGATGCCGGCGCGCTGGCTGCCGGTCGGTCTGACCGGCGCGGACGCGCGGCGACCGGACTGGCCGCAGCGGCTGGCCAGCTGGCGCGAGCAACTGGAGGTGCCGGACAGAGTGCTGGTCGGCGATGTCGACCAGCGGCTCGGTCTCGATCTTTCCGATTCCTGGCACCGAGAACTATTGCGCACCGAGCTCGAACGCCGGCCAGAAGCGCTGGTGTCCGAGGACTTTTCCAGCGAGTACGGCTGGATCGCTGGTCGTCCGCACGAGATCATCGTGCCCGTCTTCGCGCGTAGGCAGCGCGAGCCGGTCACCGGCACGACCGGACCAACCCGGCCACCGGCGTACGCGCCAGGAGGAGATTGGCTCTACGCCAGGATTTCCACCGCACCGGACGCCATCGACGCCTTGCTGCCGGAGCTCGTACCACAGCTGCCACTGTCCGATGTGGACAGATGGTTTTTCATCCGCTACAACGATCCGCGGCCGCACCTGCGGCTCCGGTTTCACCGGCCGTCTGCGGAGTTGCTGCCAGCGCTGCACGACGCGGTCAGCAGAGCACGTGACCGCGGCCTGGCCGGCGGCCTGGAGCTTGGCACGTACGAGCCAGAGACAGCACGTTACGGCAGTGGCCAGGTGCTGGCAGCGGCAGAGCGCGTGTTCTGCGCTGACAGCCACGTCGTGTTCGAACAGCTCGGCCACAAGCGCGACCGCGAGGTCACAGCGGTGTTGCATTACCTCGACATCCTGTCGGCTTTCTGCCCTGACGGTTGGAAAGACTGGCTGGTGCACGCGATCGACCCGGCCGGCCGCAAGGAGCTGGATCGCAACCAGCGGCGCCAGGTCTTCCAGTCGCTGGATTCCCTCACGGGCGAGGCCATTTCACAACGCCGGCAGGCGCTGCGCGATTATGCGTCACTCCTGCGAGAAGCCGGCCAGCCGTCGTGGCAGGTGGTGGCGATGTCGTTGCTGCACATGCATTTCAATCGCGCCTATGGCATCGCGCCACCAACGGAGCGTCGCTCGCTTTCGTTGCTGCGTGAGGTCACACACGGCCTGCTCGTCCGCCGATGA
- a CDS encoding lanthionine synthetase C family protein encodes MTDIVAEVAERLADPAAVRHLAETAETAGRWDDLSLAAGHPGIAVFFAELAATDAQWRPALHAWLTACAPHVAGRVPRGLYEGPAAMAFATRMAHIATGSYGRSLERLDTLMARSFTVRLRSEWPGEVRVGDYDVVNGITGALRYLLLAGQTDAVAEGVTALVSLAGPYDRRPGWWVAEAPGRQDPAGFPDGHANLGLAHGISGPLAMLAMAVEAGIVVDGQDAAIVRIVEWLLENLHDDHWPPFIRRPAERIDRRERASWCYGTPGIARALWLAGRALRRPQWTVVAERAIDAVCALPTGLSDPGLCHGWAGLAHILSLFPVTQARAAAYERAIAEIVARFEPDTVFGFRHTGYAGQLDNPGLLDGAAGAALVLQTYATGQPATPWDAAFILG; translated from the coding sequence ATGACCGACATCGTCGCCGAAGTCGCCGAGCGACTGGCCGACCCCGCCGCCGTCCGCCACCTCGCAGAGACAGCAGAGACGGCCGGCCGGTGGGACGATCTTTCGCTGGCCGCCGGGCATCCCGGCATCGCGGTCTTCTTTGCCGAGCTGGCCGCGACCGACGCACAATGGCGGCCGGCATTGCACGCCTGGCTCACCGCCTGCGCGCCACATGTCGCCGGCAGAGTGCCGCGCGGCCTTTACGAAGGACCGGCGGCGATGGCCTTCGCGACCCGGATGGCACACATCGCAACCGGTTCGTACGGCCGGTCGCTGGAACGGCTCGACACGCTGATGGCTCGCTCTTTCACCGTACGACTGCGATCCGAGTGGCCCGGCGAGGTGCGAGTCGGCGACTACGACGTGGTCAACGGCATCACCGGTGCGCTGCGCTATCTGTTGCTGGCCGGACAAACTGACGCGGTCGCCGAAGGAGTGACGGCGCTGGTCAGTCTCGCCGGACCGTACGACCGGCGGCCCGGCTGGTGGGTCGCCGAGGCGCCGGGCCGGCAGGATCCGGCCGGTTTTCCGGACGGTCACGCCAATCTCGGCCTGGCGCACGGCATCTCCGGACCGCTGGCCATGCTGGCGATGGCGGTCGAGGCCGGCATCGTCGTCGACGGCCAGGACGCCGCCATCGTACGAATCGTCGAGTGGCTGCTGGAAAACCTGCACGACGACCACTGGCCGCCGTTCATCCGCCGGCCGGCCGAACGGATCGACCGGCGAGAGCGAGCGAGCTGGTGTTACGGCACACCTGGCATCGCGCGCGCATTGTGGCTCGCCGGCCGGGCGCTCCGGCGTCCACAGTGGACGGTCGTGGCGGAGCGGGCCATCGACGCCGTCTGTGCGCTGCCGACCGGCCTGTCCGACCCGGGACTCTGCCACGGGTGGGCCGGCCTGGCGCACATCCTGTCGCTCTTTCCTGTCACCCAGGCGCGCGCGGCCGCCTACGAGCGCGCCATCGCCGAGATCGTCGCGAGGTTCGAGCCGGACACGGTCTTTGGCTTTCGCCACACCGGATACGCCGGCCAGCTCGACAACCCCGGCCTGCTCGACGGTGCCGCCGGCGCCGCGCTCGTCCTCCAGACGTACGCGACCGGCCAGCCGGCGACACCGTGGGACGCCGCCTTCATCCTCGGCTGA
- a CDS encoding aldehyde dehydrogenase family protein, which produces MQQVPARIAGRPVTADRWLSVHNPYDGTEVARVPALGAEHVDQAGRAAAALVAAGPPLDAEERAVVLESAAALLTDRTGEFAYTIVAEAGKPAAAARREVDQAARALRTAAAEGRHLASAVPPLPSSASVRFTLHDPVGPVAAVTGYQLPLALAAARIGPAVAAGCPVLLKPSAKAPVSAVRLVDLLVEAGLPDAWVSVLTGDSCTGAALVKHQAVRLVTFAGGTTISAAGRVLLDHTAVCPVIVEPDADLAEATEAITAGAFGFAGQLWSASRRVIVHRDVQLDLADRLASSAAALVVGDPADPATDLGPVISTGHAQRLTELLPDLDVRSRPPAPAVPLIAPRLTDHVVDAPGPVLSIEPYADLDEAFALASGGRAAIFTRDVRTAVWAARALPARSVLVNAVPDVGPLASDSPQAPAAALHTDRRTVLLAG; this is translated from the coding sequence GTGCAGCAGGTGCCTGCCAGGATCGCCGGCCGTCCGGTGACCGCGGACCGCTGGCTGTCCGTACACAATCCGTACGACGGCACCGAGGTCGCGCGCGTGCCGGCGTTGGGGGCCGAGCACGTCGACCAGGCCGGCCGGGCCGCGGCCGCGCTGGTCGCCGCCGGTCCGCCGCTCGACGCTGAGGAACGTGCGGTCGTGCTGGAAAGCGCCGCCGCGCTGCTCACCGACCGCACCGGCGAGTTCGCCTACACGATCGTCGCCGAGGCAGGAAAACCAGCCGCTGCCGCGCGCCGCGAGGTCGATCAGGCAGCGCGCGCGTTGCGTACGGCCGCCGCCGAAGGACGCCACCTGGCCAGCGCCGTGCCGCCGCTGCCGAGCTCGGCGAGCGTACGGTTCACACTGCACGATCCGGTCGGTCCGGTCGCCGCGGTGACCGGCTATCAGCTGCCGCTGGCGCTGGCCGCGGCGCGCATCGGTCCAGCCGTCGCAGCCGGCTGTCCGGTGCTGCTCAAGCCGTCGGCGAAGGCGCCGGTGTCGGCCGTACGGCTGGTCGACCTGCTGGTCGAGGCCGGCCTGCCGGACGCGTGGGTGTCGGTGCTGACCGGCGACTCGTGCACAGGCGCGGCGCTGGTCAAACATCAGGCCGTACGGCTGGTCACCTTCGCCGGCGGCACCACGATCTCGGCCGCCGGCCGCGTGCTGCTCGACCACACGGCCGTCTGTCCGGTGATCGTGGAGCCCGACGCCGACCTGGCCGAGGCCACCGAGGCGATCACCGCCGGTGCGTTCGGCTTCGCCGGTCAGCTCTGGTCGGCCAGCCGGCGCGTCATCGTGCACCGGGACGTACAGCTCGACCTGGCCGACCGGCTGGCCAGCAGCGCGGCGGCGCTGGTCGTCGGCGACCCGGCCGATCCGGCCACCGACCTCGGGCCGGTGATCTCGACCGGCCACGCACAACGGCTCACTGAGCTGCTGCCCGACCTGGACGTACGGTCACGCCCGCCGGCTCCGGCGGTGCCGCTGATCGCGCCGCGGCTCACCGACCATGTCGTGGACGCGCCGGGGCCGGTGCTGAGCATCGAGCCATACGCCGACCTCGATGAGGCCTTCGCACTCGCCAGCGGCGGACGCGCCGCGATCTTCACGCGTGACGTACGCACCGCCGTGTGGGCCGCTCGTGCCCTGCCGGCGCGGTCGGTGCTGGTCAACGCCGTACCCGATGTCGGACCGCTGGCCAGCGACAGTCCACAGGCGCCGGCGGCGGCGCTGCACACCGACCGAAGAACCGTCCTGCTCGCCGGCTGA
- a CDS encoding PucR family transcriptional regulator, which produces MTLTVRDLLEAPSLGITLVNGADAELLRPVRWVAVTELADPRPFLTGGELVLTTGLRQRGPGSQREFVRRLAERDIAALGFGTGLSHPDVPDGTLAAAEAVGMLVLDIPYETPFIAVDRYVADWVLGEHFGRVRELLDQHDVLARALLSGQGLGALVAALRQMVDAPVMVADQQGTVLASAPSKAAWPVEQLGSLSRSAVQPEGLRVLPVEVEDFVVAYLCTRRPRRSADVLPYAVSLVGLELARRQAVLSGQRQLAGQVLADVVRGSVTAADAERRLTPCGIDATGSHAVVIAIPVSTGSLIRRLTYSPLPLPDVVTAVVDDSLVAVLPAGQPAHEAAHLLHTQVRQLGGQARIGIGGWYAGVSGLRWSYYEAREAASRGLGVNEREPMSLSGLILASEDIPLRDLATDLLRPLVDFDAAHDGALIATLRAYLDANGSVGVVAQRLILHRNTVRYRIAQIEKLTGRSLAHTSDRVQFWLALTAAGLT; this is translated from the coding sequence ATGACACTGACCGTGCGCGACCTGCTTGAGGCACCGAGCCTCGGCATCACGCTGGTCAATGGCGCGGATGCCGAACTGCTGCGTCCGGTGCGCTGGGTCGCGGTCACCGAGCTGGCCGATCCGCGTCCGTTTCTCACCGGCGGCGAGCTGGTGCTGACCACCGGCCTGCGCCAGCGCGGTCCCGGCAGCCAGCGCGAGTTCGTCCGCCGGCTGGCCGAGCGCGACATCGCCGCGCTCGGCTTCGGCACCGGTCTGAGCCACCCGGACGTGCCCGACGGGACGCTGGCGGCCGCTGAGGCGGTCGGGATGCTCGTGCTCGACATCCCGTACGAGACGCCGTTCATCGCGGTGGACCGCTATGTCGCCGACTGGGTCCTCGGTGAGCACTTCGGCCGGGTCCGCGAGCTGCTGGACCAGCACGACGTCCTGGCTCGCGCGCTGCTCAGCGGCCAGGGTCTCGGTGCGCTGGTGGCGGCGCTGCGGCAGATGGTCGACGCGCCGGTGATGGTCGCCGACCAGCAGGGGACCGTACTGGCGTCGGCGCCGTCGAAGGCCGCTTGGCCGGTTGAGCAGCTGGGCTCGCTGAGCCGCTCGGCGGTGCAGCCGGAAGGCCTGCGGGTGTTGCCGGTCGAGGTGGAGGACTTCGTCGTCGCCTACCTGTGTACGCGCCGGCCGCGGCGGTCCGCGGACGTGCTGCCGTATGCGGTGTCGCTGGTCGGCCTGGAGCTGGCGCGTCGCCAGGCCGTGTTGTCCGGCCAGCGGCAACTGGCCGGTCAGGTGCTGGCCGACGTCGTACGCGGAAGCGTCACGGCCGCGGACGCCGAGCGGCGGCTGACGCCGTGCGGCATCGACGCCACCGGCAGTCACGCGGTGGTCATCGCCATCCCGGTCTCGACCGGCTCGTTGATCCGGCGGCTCACGTACAGTCCGCTGCCGTTGCCGGACGTGGTGACCGCGGTCGTCGACGACAGCCTGGTGGCGGTGTTGCCGGCCGGTCAGCCGGCGCACGAGGCCGCGCACCTGCTGCACACGCAGGTGCGGCAGCTCGGCGGCCAGGCCCGGATCGGCATCGGCGGCTGGTATGCCGGCGTGAGCGGCCTGCGATGGAGCTATTACGAGGCACGCGAGGCGGCCAGCCGTGGCCTCGGCGTCAACGAGCGCGAGCCGATGAGCCTGTCGGGCCTGATCCTGGCCAGCGAGGACATACCGCTGCGTGACCTCGCCACCGACCTGCTGCGTCCACTGGTCGACTTCGATGCCGCGCACGACGGTGCGTTGATCGCGACCCTACGCGCGTACCTGGACGCCAACGGCTCTGTCGGTGTGGTGGCGCAACGGCTCATCCTGCATCGCAACACGGTGCGCTATCGGATCGCGCAGATCGAAAAGCTCACCGGCCGGTCGCTCGCGCACACGTCCGACCGCGTGCAGTTCTGGCTCGCGCTGACCGCCGCCGGCCTCACCTGA